The genomic segment AATGGACAAGCCAATTAAGGTGGCCATAGAACAATGAGGAATTGTAGGtgtgaaattaataaaaactgtATTGCCTTTATCGTTCACTTTAATCAAATCTTGTTGTACAACATGAAGCTCCTCCAGTGTTAGCGGATGTTCCGGATCATTTATATTGCGTATTAAATCTggttaataattattttaaaactcactatattgaaatatgcttTTACACACTGTTGCTTACCAAAAACTTCTCTCTCATCGAATGGATCGGGAATGTTTTCATCCGTTTCGTCTTTGGTGACCACCCGTTCTTTTGACTTGGTGTAAACACTGGGgttaatattttcaatttctGTGGGCATATTGCAAAGCTTAAAAATTGCtatccaaataaaatttttgttttcaatgatCAGCTGACAGTGGCATGCATGAAATACGCTGTTATCGTCCTAACAAATACGCATTGGCAACTCGTTTCACTATTGCACTGCGTTATCGTAGTGTCTGTGTTACCACTCTAGGTGCAATAGAGAGAAGGACCGAAGGTATATTTAACGAAAGTAAACAAATATTGTCGATAAAGCCGGGTCGCTACTGCAGTTTATCTTTTAACGCTCAGCAGTTGAAAACTCTCCAATAAAGCTCGAGAGGGGTAAAGCCTTAAGCATCGTAGCTACTGGGGATATAAGGGAAGTCGGTGTGTACGATTCTCGCTTGCTCGAACCTTTTCCTGGCTTAAAACTGTTTATAACCTGGCTCATATCTCCCAGCCAGCGGtaaacatatacatatacctCTATCTCGGCAGTTTCGATCTTTACCAATATGCATTCGACCCCCATGCATGCCAATCTCTTCTTCGTTTGTGGTCCCTTTGTTGCACATTGTAACGTGACAATTGGGCTAACTTGGGCCAACTAGTGATGTTACTCAGATTTGTCTTTTGGATCTCTCCGATCAAAAAGAACAGGCCCTCCAAAATATTCCTCTTCCAGGGTATATAAGGAACCTGGGTTTTTTGCTGGAAAGGAAATTTAACTATACATCTGTAAAAGAAGCTTTTGCTGGTTATATACTGCGGTTGTCAGACccattatgctatatggtgctgtagtctggtggacggcgcttcaaaagtccacctgctTTTCATACTccgccggatccaaaggattgcttgtttgtgcatcgcagCTGCTAtgatacactgaatttaatacACCTAACGTCTCTGGAAATTGTGGCTAGAAAAATTGATGCAGGGGATATGGACACTGCATTGTCAACACTACAATGTCCAATGTTtcaagcagtgtggattacacattgcccgAGCCTCTTGTTGAAAAATATATTGTACCGCTATTCCTtacagaaccgattggaactacgatatccccgagagaagtatccctcggttcctaaatggaatgttcatcggaAATCAGGATCAGTGTTAATATAGTTTAAGAGATggtactttggattaagcaagctGTTCAGAGACAAAGCCACAGTACTGTACTTCGCATCGCCAAAGCCACGCAGTCGTTCTACTCCAGAGGCCTTTTGCAGAACAAAGGAATGCCCGAAATCAGAAGAAAGTCACGTCGCTGACAGCCTCAGTAAGAAGGCAGACCTCAACGCTACGATTTGTACAT from the Stomoxys calcitrans chromosome 1, idStoCalc2.1, whole genome shotgun sequence genome contains:
- the LOC106086627 gene encoding MIP18 family protein galla-2 gives rise to the protein MPTEIENINPSVYTKSKERVVTKDETDENIPDPFDEREVFDLIRNINDPEHPLTLEELHVVQQDLIKVNDKGNTVFINFTPTIPHCSMATLIGLSIRVKLLRSLPPRFKVTVEITPGTHASENAVNKQLADKERVAAALENKHLAEVINQCIALKNVDAA